Proteins from a single region of Sphingopyxis sp. BSN-002:
- a CDS encoding ABC transporter ATP-binding protein, with the protein MSELILDTLSVRANGKLLLDGVSASLAPGQLTAVVGPNGAGKSTLLRAIANIIPSSGSVHLGDTDLRALKPTERARRLAYLPQAHELAWDISVTDMVALGRFAFGAVPGRLRTEDEIAIARAMRDTGCTDLAHRAVTSLSGGEQALACLARVLAADTPLLLADEPAAALDPANQYRVMECLAARAKEGRTVIVVLHDLSLVAQFADSVLWLHDSRLVAHGLATRGEFERHVPALFARAPGFAADGSNALYFRRDTDS; encoded by the coding sequence ATGTCTGAGCTTATCCTCGATACCCTCTCCGTCCGGGCGAACGGCAAGCTTTTGCTCGACGGTGTTTCGGCCAGCCTTGCGCCCGGCCAGCTCACCGCGGTCGTCGGCCCGAACGGCGCCGGCAAATCGACCCTGCTCCGCGCCATCGCCAACATCATCCCCTCAAGCGGCAGCGTCCATCTCGGGGACACCGACCTCAGGGCGTTGAAGCCGACCGAGCGAGCGCGCCGCCTCGCCTATCTGCCGCAAGCGCACGAACTCGCGTGGGACATCAGCGTCACCGACATGGTCGCACTCGGCCGTTTCGCCTTCGGTGCGGTTCCCGGCCGCCTCCGTACCGAAGATGAAATCGCCATCGCACGGGCGATGCGCGATACGGGCTGTACCGATCTTGCCCACCGCGCCGTCACCAGCCTTTCGGGCGGCGAGCAGGCGCTCGCCTGCCTCGCGCGCGTGCTCGCGGCCGACACGCCGTTACTGCTCGCCGACGAACCTGCCGCGGCGCTCGACCCCGCGAACCAGTATCGCGTGATGGAGTGCCTCGCGGCGCGCGCGAAAGAAGGCCGCACCGTCATCGTCGTCCTGCACGACCTGTCGCTCGTCGCGCAATTTGCGGATTCTGTGCTCTGGCTGCACGATTCCAGGCTCGTCGCGCACGGCCTCGCGACCCGCGGCGAGTTCGAACGCCATGTCCCTGCCCTCTTCGCCCGCGCACCGGGTTTCGCGGCCGACGGATCGAACGCGCTCTATTTCCGCCGCGATACCGACAGTTAA
- a CDS encoding iron ABC transporter permease — protein MTLRLNALLALLLLLAALLALMTGPDGISPRLIADWLNGSDPAASIIIADIRLPRVLAAAVVGAALGLCGAALQALTRNPLAEPGILGVSAAATLGATTTLYFGLAALSPWILPLGAIAASALVTALLAAVAVRTQGMASLILTGVGLSSLAGALMALILNFAPNPFSLSDLVNWTLGSVANRSLSDLAISAPLVLLGSLLLLSQRANLSLLSIGEAAATAHGLDGRKTRLFVIAGTGIATGAAVALAGAVGFVGIVAPHLVRPWTGHDPGRALLPSAWLGALLLVLADLLVRLLPTDNELRLGVVAALAGAPIFMAIVLRRGRTSHV, from the coding sequence ATGACGCTGCGCCTCAACGCCCTGCTTGCGCTGCTTCTGCTGCTTGCCGCCCTGCTCGCGCTGATGACCGGTCCCGACGGCATCTCCCCGCGCCTGATCGCCGACTGGCTGAACGGCAGCGATCCTGCCGCGTCGATCATCATCGCCGACATCCGCCTGCCGCGCGTCCTCGCCGCCGCAGTCGTCGGCGCGGCGCTCGGCCTGTGCGGTGCGGCGTTGCAGGCTCTCACCCGCAACCCGCTTGCGGAGCCGGGCATCCTCGGCGTCTCGGCCGCGGCGACTCTCGGCGCGACCACGACGCTCTATTTCGGCCTCGCCGCGCTTTCGCCGTGGATTCTGCCGCTCGGCGCGATCGCCGCCTCGGCGCTCGTCACGGCGTTGCTCGCGGCGGTTGCCGTGCGCACGCAGGGGATGGCGAGCCTGATCCTGACCGGCGTCGGCCTGTCGAGCCTCGCCGGCGCGCTGATGGCGCTGATCCTGAACTTCGCGCCGAACCCCTTCTCGCTCTCCGACCTCGTCAACTGGACGCTCGGGTCGGTCGCCAACCGCTCGCTGTCCGATCTCGCGATCTCGGCACCGCTCGTCCTGCTCGGATCGCTGCTGCTGCTCAGCCAGCGCGCGAACCTGTCGCTGCTGTCGATCGGCGAAGCCGCCGCGACCGCGCACGGCCTCGACGGACGCAAGACGCGGTTGTTCGTCATCGCCGGCACCGGCATCGCGACCGGCGCCGCGGTTGCGCTCGCCGGCGCCGTCGGTTTCGTCGGCATCGTCGCCCCGCATCTCGTGCGGCCATGGACCGGCCACGACCCCGGCCGCGCGTTGCTGCCTTCGGCCTGGCTTGGCGCGCTGCTGCTCGTCCTCGCCGACCTGCTCGTCCGCCTGCTCCCTACCGACAACGAGCTCCGCCTGGGTGTCGTCGCGGCGCTCGCCGGGGCGCCGATCTTCATGGCAATCGTCCTGCGCCGCGGGAGGACGTCGCATGTCTGA
- a CDS encoding ABC transporter substrate-binding protein, whose translation MRGAAALALLVALTGCQQRAPLPALHGVASVDFCADQMTLGLLPRDRIRAVSFETDSDASFSKPLAGGLPRLRPQLEDIVALRPAVVVRSYGGGAKLDRQLEAIGIRVVQLGFPMTLDDVRTDVLRVGGELGAGKQAQQRIAAFDAELAAARRQPAHGGTALYVTPGDVTTGPGSLVAEVIGAAGYKPYRAEPGWGTLPLEQMVRKAPDVVFRAFFDSARYRQDYWTSSRHPVVAEALAKAIDVEVPGAWISCGNWLTGHAVAKLAAAKGKTT comes from the coding sequence ATGCGGGGGGCAGCGGCTCTCGCTCTGCTGGTGGCCCTTACGGGGTGCCAGCAGCGTGCGCCGCTGCCCGCATTGCACGGGGTCGCGAGCGTCGATTTCTGCGCCGACCAGATGACGCTCGGCCTGCTGCCGCGCGATCGCATCCGCGCGGTGTCGTTTGAAACCGACAGCGACGCGAGCTTCTCGAAGCCGCTTGCGGGGGGCCTTCCGCGCCTCCGCCCGCAGCTCGAGGATATCGTCGCGCTGCGGCCTGCGGTCGTGGTGCGCTCCTATGGCGGCGGGGCCAAGCTCGATCGCCAGCTTGAAGCGATCGGTATCCGCGTGGTCCAGCTCGGCTTTCCCATGACGCTCGACGACGTCCGTACTGACGTGCTGCGCGTCGGCGGGGAACTCGGCGCCGGAAAGCAGGCACAGCAGCGTATCGCAGCCTTCGACGCCGAACTTGCTGCTGCGAGGCGTCAGCCCGCGCACGGCGGAACGGCGCTCTATGTGACGCCGGGCGACGTTACGACGGGCCCCGGCAGCCTGGTGGCCGAGGTCATAGGCGCCGCGGGATACAAGCCGTATCGCGCCGAGCCCGGTTGGGGCACGCTGCCGCTCGAACAGATGGTTCGCAAGGCGCCCGACGTCGTGTTCCGCGCCTTCTTCGACAGCGCACGTTACCGGCAGGATTACTGGACCTCGTCGCGCCATCCTGTCGTCGCCGAAGCATTGGCGAAGGCCATCGACGTCGAGGTGCCCGGCGCGTGGATTTCGTGCGGCAACTGGCTGACCGGCCATGCCGTCGCCAAACTCGCGGCGGCAAAGGGAAAAACGACATGA
- a CDS encoding TonB-dependent receptor, with product MKTRILTSTLSLIAVAAATPAFAQESVTGSEDSTITVIGAPLAADESNASVSVIDGTDIRRAQNGSVSDQLVRLPGVSFNQNGTLGGVTNIRIRGAEAEQTLVLIDGVRVGDPSSPGGGFDFANLMLGNIDRVEVLRGANSLPWGSHAIGGVVAVTTTNAGAAEAGATSGQIGAEYGARDTVRANGQLRTSLGASQFGIGGGYTRTDGISSAAVGTERDGYRQYSLNLTNRTEIGNTLVFRAFGLYADSRVDLDGFSFSPPYGLIDTNEFQKTREHYAAATIEHRPGGNDSTTGFSHKLQFGFADVNRDNYNPDFGTAPSFTARGRNERLSYSIDWAAIAQLRVLAGAEREWTHAFTDDGFAADNGKTATTSFWGMLVGKPTETLSLTAGIRHDDHRDFGGATTLAFDAGQKIGDLVTIRASYREGFKAPTLFQLSDSAGAYGNPDLAPERARSYEIGLRFGDGQQWFLDVAAFRRNSRNLIDFVTCPTTPNPLPAICATGNRPFGTYDNILRARGEGFEVEGGAKIGEQLELNANYTLLSVKDRTPGGFYEGNRLARRPRHLANAELAWTPGGALDGADLSVAVRYAGKSFDDRFNSVELDDYVLVDLRASYPVYAGIELFGRVENLFDEDYQTAAGYGTAGRSAYVGVRWGF from the coding sequence ATGAAGACCCGTATTTTGACATCCACCCTGTCGCTCATCGCCGTCGCGGCGGCGACACCCGCTTTCGCACAGGAAAGCGTGACCGGCAGCGAAGACAGCACAATCACCGTCATCGGTGCGCCGCTGGCTGCCGATGAAAGCAACGCCTCGGTCTCGGTGATCGATGGCACCGACATCCGCCGCGCCCAGAATGGTTCGGTCAGTGACCAGCTCGTCCGCCTGCCCGGCGTCAGCTTCAACCAGAATGGCACCCTCGGCGGTGTGACCAACATCCGCATCCGCGGGGCCGAAGCCGAGCAGACGCTCGTCCTGATCGACGGCGTCCGCGTCGGCGACCCCTCGTCGCCCGGCGGCGGCTTCGATTTCGCCAATCTGATGCTCGGCAACATCGACCGCGTCGAGGTGCTGCGCGGCGCGAACAGCCTGCCGTGGGGCAGCCACGCGATCGGCGGTGTGGTCGCAGTGACGACCACCAATGCAGGCGCAGCCGAAGCGGGCGCGACAAGCGGCCAGATCGGCGCCGAATATGGCGCGCGCGACACGGTGCGCGCGAACGGTCAACTCCGCACCTCGCTCGGTGCCTCGCAATTCGGCATCGGTGGCGGCTACACCCGCACCGACGGGATCAGCAGCGCGGCCGTCGGCACCGAGCGTGACGGCTATCGCCAATATTCGCTGAACCTCACCAACCGCACCGAGATCGGCAACACGCTCGTCTTCCGCGCCTTCGGCCTCTATGCCGACAGCCGCGTCGACCTCGACGGCTTCAGCTTTTCGCCGCCCTATGGTCTGATCGACACCAACGAGTTCCAGAAGACGCGCGAACATTATGCCGCGGCAACGATCGAGCATCGTCCCGGCGGCAACGACAGCACGACCGGCTTCTCGCACAAGCTCCAGTTCGGTTTCGCCGACGTCAATCGTGACAACTACAATCCCGATTTCGGCACCGCACCCAGCTTCACCGCGCGCGGCCGCAACGAACGGCTGAGCTACAGCATCGACTGGGCCGCCATCGCGCAGCTTCGCGTCCTCGCGGGCGCCGAGCGCGAATGGACGCACGCCTTCACCGACGACGGCTTCGCGGCGGACAATGGCAAGACCGCGACGACGTCCTTCTGGGGCATGCTCGTCGGCAAGCCGACCGAGACGCTGTCGCTCACCGCGGGCATCCGCCACGACGATCACCGCGATTTCGGCGGCGCCACAACGCTGGCGTTCGACGCAGGGCAGAAGATCGGAGATCTCGTCACGATCCGCGCCAGCTATCGCGAAGGCTTCAAGGCCCCGACCCTGTTCCAGCTCTCCGACAGCGCGGGCGCCTATGGCAATCCCGACCTCGCGCCCGAACGCGCGCGTTCGTACGAGATCGGCCTCCGCTTCGGCGACGGGCAGCAATGGTTCCTCGACGTCGCGGCTTTCCGCCGTAACAGCCGCAATCTCATCGATTTCGTCACCTGCCCGACGACCCCGAACCCGCTGCCCGCGATCTGCGCCACCGGCAACCGCCCGTTCGGAACCTATGACAATATCCTCCGCGCCCGCGGCGAAGGGTTCGAGGTCGAAGGCGGCGCGAAGATCGGCGAACAGCTCGAGCTGAACGCCAACTATACGCTGCTGTCGGTCAAGGATCGCACCCCGGGTGGCTTCTATGAAGGCAACCGCCTCGCGCGGCGTCCGAGGCACCTCGCCAACGCCGAACTCGCGTGGACGCCGGGCGGCGCGCTCGATGGTGCCGACCTGTCGGTCGCGGTACGCTATGCAGGCAAAAGCTTCGACGACCGCTTCAACTCGGTCGAGCTCGACGACTATGTCCTCGTCGACCTGCGCGCGAGCTATCCGGTCTATGCCGGGATCGAGCTGTTCGGCCGCGTCGAGAATCTGTTCGACGAGGATTATCAGACCGCCGCCGGCTACGGCACCGCGGGCCGCTCGGCCTATGTCGGGGTCCGCTGGGGCTTCTGA
- the galE gene encoding UDP-glucose 4-epimerase GalE, whose translation MKVFVTGGAGYIGSHTLVALLAAGHEVCVFDNYSNSSPVSLARVRQLTNRDMEMVEGDICDIDGLTKTLTAFAPDAVVHFAGLKAVGESNDIPLRYYQTNVTGTMNLLAAMDAAECRRIVFSSSATVYGEAQYLPFDEAHPIGPTNPYGRTKAMAEGVIGDWASATPGASAVLLRYFNPVGAHESGRIGEDPQDIPNNLMPFVAQVAVGRRDRLSIFGDDYDTRDGTGERDYIHVVDLAAAHLAAIEYAAHTTGCEAINVGTGQGITVKELVAAYERACGHPIAFEIAPRRPGDVASSYAATAKARELLDWRAALDVDAMCASSWRWQSENPHGFDGD comes from the coding sequence ATGAAGGTCTTTGTCACCGGCGGCGCCGGCTATATCGGCAGCCACACGCTCGTCGCGCTGCTTGCAGCGGGGCATGAGGTGTGCGTGTTCGACAATTATTCGAACAGTTCGCCGGTGTCACTCGCGCGCGTCCGCCAGCTCACCAACCGCGACATGGAGATGGTCGAGGGCGACATCTGCGATATCGACGGCCTGACAAAGACGCTGACCGCCTTCGCGCCCGACGCGGTGGTGCATTTCGCAGGGCTGAAGGCAGTCGGGGAGTCGAACGACATTCCGCTTCGCTATTACCAGACCAATGTCACCGGCACGATGAACCTGCTCGCGGCGATGGACGCCGCCGAATGCCGCCGCATCGTCTTCTCCTCCTCGGCGACGGTCTATGGCGAGGCACAGTATCTGCCCTTCGACGAGGCCCACCCGATCGGCCCGACCAATCCCTACGGCCGCACCAAGGCGATGGCCGAGGGCGTGATCGGCGACTGGGCGAGCGCGACTCCCGGCGCGTCGGCGGTGCTGCTGCGCTATTTCAACCCCGTCGGCGCGCATGAATCGGGCCGTATCGGCGAGGATCCGCAGGACATTCCGAACAATCTGATGCCCTTCGTTGCGCAGGTCGCAGTGGGGCGACGCGACAGGCTGTCGATCTTCGGCGACGATTACGACACCCGCGATGGCACCGGCGAGCGCGACTATATCCATGTCGTCGACCTCGCCGCCGCGCATCTCGCCGCAATCGAATATGCGGCGCACACCACCGGCTGCGAAGCGATCAACGTCGGCACCGGTCAGGGCATCACGGTGAAGGAACTTGTCGCGGCCTATGAGCGCGCGTGCGGCCACCCCATCGCCTTCGAAATCGCCCCTCGCCGCCCCGGCGACGTCGCGAGCAGCTATGCCGCGACCGCCAAGGCCCGCGAGCTGCTCGACTGGCGTGCCGCACTCGACGTCGACGCGATGTGCGCCAGCAGCTGGCGCTGGCAGTCCGAAAATCCGCACGGATTCGACGGCGACTGA